One region of Dokdonia sp. 4H-3-7-5 genomic DNA includes:
- a CDS encoding GIY-YIG nuclease family protein, with protein MATVYILYSKKINRYYIGSCLDLDQRIKEHATNRYKGFTTKAQDWEIFFEITNLEYQQARSIEKHIKSMKSTTYLVNIKKHKEIAQKLVQKYK; from the coding sequence ATGGCAACAGTCTACATACTTTATTCTAAAAAGATTAATAGATACTACATAGGGAGTTGTTTAGACTTAGACCAGAGAATAAAAGAACACGCAACAAACAGATACAAAGGGTTTACTACTAAAGCTCAAGATTGGGAGATATTTTTTGAAATAACCAATTTAGAATATCAACAAGCACGGAGCATCGAAAAACACATCAAGAGTATGAAAAGCACAACATACTTAGTGAATATCAAAAAACATAAAGAAATAGCACAAAAACTAGTTCAAAAATATAAGTAA
- the mutS gene encoding DNA mismatch repair protein MutS, whose translation MQQYNGIKTKYPDALLLFRVGDFYETFGEDAVKAAAILNITLTSRNNGGDRTELAGFPHHSLNTYLPKLVKAGCRVAICDQLEDPKQTKKIVKRGVTELVTPGVAMNDDILSAKTNNFLGAVFFNKEKVGVAFLDVSTGEYLTAQGDIAYVDKLLQNFAPSELLVCKKQKKAFLEAYGSDYHTFYQEDWVFHIDYATESLHKHFDVNSLKGFGVEHLSEGVVAAGAALHYLGETQHHKLQHITRIRRIAADDYVWMDRFTIRNLELYNSASGVKAITLIDIIDKTTSAMGGRLLKRWLALPLKRLDEIERRHDVVSFLSDNGEIFDKMQSNIKKIGDLERLISKVATGKISPREVIQLKNSLEAIVPIKGLALNTDNESLNIIGEQLQDCVVLRDKIKETLKEEAPVSIIKGGAIAAGFHNELDELRVLSQGGKDYLEKMLARETERTGITSLKIASNNVFGYYIEVRNTHRDKVPEEWIRKQTLVNAERYITEELKEYEGKILGAEERIQAIEQQLFAALVNWMSSFIPQVQANASQIAQLDCLLGFTQLARENNYVRPTLDESQAIDIKEGRHPVIEKQLPLGEAYVTNDVYLDSGDQQMIMITGPNMSGKSAILRQTALIVLLAQMGSFVPAQAAHIGVVDKIFTRVGASDNISMGESTFMVEMNETASILNNLSDRSLVLLDEIGRGTSTYDGISIAWAISEFLHEHPGRPKTLFATHYHELNEMCETFERIKNYNVSVKELKDNVLFLRKLVPGGSAHSFGIHVAKMAGMPQQVLRRATKMMEKLEKSHGSEELTGKLKEAGEEEMQLSFFNLDDPLLEDIKEEILHIDIDTLTPVEALMKLNEIKRMLVKKKGGAIS comes from the coding sequence ATGCAGCAGTATAATGGTATTAAAACTAAATACCCAGATGCGCTATTGCTTTTTAGAGTAGGAGATTTTTATGAAACCTTTGGAGAAGACGCTGTAAAAGCAGCTGCCATTTTAAATATTACATTAACAAGTCGTAATAATGGTGGAGATCGTACGGAGCTCGCTGGTTTTCCACATCATTCTTTAAATACCTATTTACCCAAACTTGTAAAGGCAGGTTGTAGGGTGGCTATTTGTGACCAATTAGAAGATCCAAAGCAGACTAAGAAAATAGTTAAGCGTGGGGTGACAGAACTAGTGACACCGGGAGTTGCGATGAACGATGATATTCTTTCTGCTAAGACAAATAATTTCCTTGGGGCTGTATTTTTTAATAAAGAAAAAGTAGGTGTGGCATTCTTGGACGTGTCCACGGGAGAATATCTTACTGCACAAGGGGATATAGCATATGTAGATAAATTATTGCAAAATTTTGCACCTAGCGAGCTGCTAGTTTGTAAGAAGCAGAAGAAGGCATTTTTAGAAGCATATGGCTCAGATTATCATACTTTTTACCAAGAAGATTGGGTGTTTCATATAGATTATGCTACAGAATCTTTACACAAGCATTTTGACGTTAATTCCTTAAAAGGCTTCGGTGTAGAACACTTGTCTGAAGGTGTAGTTGCGGCTGGTGCAGCGCTTCATTATTTAGGAGAAACCCAACATCATAAACTACAGCACATCACAAGAATACGCCGTATTGCGGCAGATGATTACGTGTGGATGGATCGCTTTACTATAAGAAATCTCGAGTTATATAACTCGGCTTCTGGTGTTAAGGCTATTACTTTGATAGATATAATAGATAAGACGACCTCTGCAATGGGAGGTCGTTTACTCAAACGATGGCTCGCTTTACCACTCAAACGTCTTGATGAAATTGAAAGGCGTCATGATGTGGTGTCTTTTCTCTCAGATAATGGAGAGATATTTGATAAAATGCAGTCTAACATTAAGAAAATAGGAGATTTAGAACGTCTCATAAGTAAAGTTGCTACAGGTAAAATAAGTCCGCGAGAGGTTATACAACTTAAGAATTCGCTAGAAGCAATTGTTCCTATAAAAGGACTTGCTCTTAATACCGATAATGAGTCACTCAACATCATAGGCGAGCAACTTCAGGACTGCGTTGTGCTACGTGATAAAATAAAGGAAACACTTAAAGAAGAGGCTCCAGTTTCTATTATAAAAGGCGGAGCAATCGCAGCTGGTTTTCATAACGAACTAGATGAATTAAGAGTATTATCTCAAGGAGGTAAAGATTATCTAGAGAAAATGTTAGCTCGTGAGACTGAGCGTACAGGGATTACCTCGCTTAAGATAGCATCAAATAATGTTTTTGGGTATTATATAGAGGTGCGTAACACCCACCGTGACAAAGTACCAGAAGAGTGGATAAGAAAGCAAACACTAGTTAACGCAGAACGATACATTACTGAGGAGCTTAAGGAATACGAAGGAAAGATTTTAGGAGCCGAAGAGCGTATTCAAGCCATAGAACAGCAACTATTTGCAGCACTTGTAAACTGGATGAGTAGTTTTATTCCTCAAGTACAGGCAAATGCTTCCCAGATAGCACAACTAGATTGTTTGTTAGGCTTTACACAGCTCGCTAGAGAAAACAATTATGTGAGACCTACGCTAGACGAGTCACAAGCAATAGATATAAAAGAAGGGCGACATCCCGTAATAGAAAAGCAGCTACCGCTAGGTGAGGCTTATGTGACAAATGATGTGTATTTAGATAGTGGTGATCAGCAAATGATTATGATTACTGGGCCTAACATGTCTGGTAAGAGTGCCATTTTAAGACAGACCGCTTTGATTGTCTTGCTAGCTCAAATGGGTAGTTTTGTGCCAGCGCAAGCAGCACATATAGGTGTTGTAGATAAAATATTTACAAGAGTAGGGGCAAGTGATAATATCTCTATGGGTGAGAGTACTTTTATGGTAGAGATGAATGAGACGGCAAGTATTCTTAATAACCTAAGTGACCGCAGTCTGGTCCTACTAGACGAAATAGGACGTGGCACTAGTACTTATGATGGGATATCCATTGCTTGGGCCATAAGTGAGTTTTTACATGAGCATCCAGGTAGGCCTAAAACTTTATTTGCTACACATTATCATGAACTTAATGAGATGTGCGAGACATTTGAGCGCATAAAAAACTACAATGTCTCGGTAAAAGAACTTAAGGATAATGTGTTGTTCTTACGTAAGCTAGTTCCAGGAGGTAGTGCTCACAGTTTTGGTATCCATGTTGCAAAAATGGCGGGAATGCCCCAACAGGTTTTACGTAGAGCGACAAAAATGATGGAGAAGCTAGAGAAATCTCATGGAAGTGAGGAGCTCACTGGTAAACTTAAGGAAGCTGGCGAAGAAGAAATGCAGCTTAGTTTCTTTAATCTAGATGATCCATTATTAGAAGATATTAAAGAGGAGATTTTACATATAGATATTGATACCCTTACCCCAGTAGAGGCGCTCATGAAGCTCAATGAGATAAAGAGAATGCTCGTTAAAAAGAAAGGTGGCGCTATTTCTTAG
- a CDS encoding SusC/RagA family TonB-linked outer membrane protein, whose amino-acid sequence MKQKYPLLKMAYFLLFLIPCALMGQSVVTGVIKDAGNNPIPFVNVIEKGSSNGTTSDFDGNYSITLNGNSGTLEFSYLGYATQEQVISSSQTLNVTLEESSESLDEVVISGLASSVKRSNAANAVASVSAEQITGTTPPPTLDGALYGKFAGALVSQNSGAPGGGLSIKLRGATSIQGNTQPLYIVDGVYVDNSSISAGLNAVSAASAGGSASNQDNPTNRIADINPDDIENIEILKGASAAAIYGSRAAAGVVIITTKKGKAGETQFKFGQSFGWTQVTRLLGLRNYNEQRVEDSFGAEAVPLFVAARDEGRLVDYEEEIYGEKGLISRTNFSMSGGDVKTRFYAGVTHSNENGIVKNTGYEKTSLRLNLDHRATDFLKVSLNTNYINSRSNRGFFNNDNSGTTIGVTLTGTTPWLQLFPDENGVYPDNPSGASNPLQTRDRVTNREIVDRFIIGASANLDIFKKEKSSLELILRGGLDTYGQKSRAIFPKDLQFQKPANGGQNGVAVQGDTQNRNYNLAAFLVHNYRTDNDLSFRTQAGVTREYFDRNSQLITASGLVASETNVDQAANTGTNQFRLLQEDAGFFVQEEINFQDKLIGAIGLRGDKSSNNGDANELNYYPKASLAANFNEFDFWKEDSFVDKFKLRVAYGEAGNFAPFGALFTSYTSFSTDGLLGISLVGVRGDGDLSPERQKELEFGTDLSILDGKVDFSATYYIKTVDDLILNSALPPSSGFTSEFVNAGELQNKGLELSLNSNIIESEDFVWNASVNWFKNTSKITRLDVDPFNVGAFGATLGTFRIEEGSSATQIVGIGPNPGANGFQKFGDSEPDFQMAFNNSLQYKDFQLSFLWQWKKGGDNINLTTLLSDLNGTSADYDDSGLDPSGALANGPYRVSQLGSSADVFVEDASYLRLREVGLYYTIPTTTLENFLGGNIDNIKVGFSGTNLINIFDYNSYDPEVSNFGGGGIFTGVEVTPFPSSKRFLFNLAVNF is encoded by the coding sequence ATGAAACAAAAGTACCCATTACTCAAAATGGCTTATTTCTTGTTGTTTTTAATTCCTTGCGCCCTGATGGGTCAATCTGTTGTAACAGGAGTTATTAAAGACGCTGGTAATAATCCAATTCCCTTTGTCAATGTTATTGAAAAAGGAAGTTCAAACGGAACTACATCAGATTTTGATGGTAATTACTCCATCACCTTAAATGGTAATTCTGGAACCTTAGAATTTTCATATCTAGGGTATGCAACACAAGAACAAGTGATTTCAAGCTCACAAACATTAAATGTAACTCTAGAAGAATCTTCTGAGTCACTAGATGAAGTTGTTATTTCTGGACTAGCATCTTCAGTAAAGAGATCTAATGCCGCTAATGCTGTGGCATCAGTCTCAGCAGAGCAAATTACTGGTACCACACCACCACCTACATTAGATGGAGCGCTGTATGGTAAATTTGCTGGAGCACTCGTAAGCCAGAATTCTGGAGCACCAGGAGGAGGGCTTTCTATTAAACTTCGTGGAGCTACTTCTATCCAAGGTAACACACAACCGCTTTATATTGTGGATGGTGTTTATGTAGATAACTCTTCTATTTCTGCTGGTCTTAATGCAGTTTCTGCAGCATCGGCTGGAGGAAGTGCTTCAAACCAAGATAACCCTACAAACAGAATAGCAGATATAAATCCAGATGACATTGAAAATATCGAAATATTAAAAGGAGCATCTGCTGCTGCTATATATGGTTCTAGAGCTGCTGCTGGGGTTGTTATTATCACAACTAAGAAAGGTAAAGCTGGAGAAACTCAGTTTAAATTTGGTCAATCTTTTGGGTGGACACAAGTAACAAGGCTTTTAGGTTTACGTAATTATAATGAGCAACGCGTAGAGGATAGCTTTGGTGCGGAAGCTGTGCCGCTTTTTGTAGCCGCTAGAGATGAAGGAAGATTAGTAGATTATGAAGAAGAGATTTATGGAGAAAAAGGTCTTATAAGTAGAACTAACTTTAGCATGAGCGGTGGAGATGTAAAAACTCGCTTTTATGCTGGGGTTACGCACAGTAATGAAAATGGTATTGTAAAAAACACAGGTTATGAAAAGACTTCACTTCGTCTTAACTTAGATCACAGAGCTACAGACTTTTTAAAAGTATCACTTAATACAAACTATATCAATTCAAGATCTAACCGTGGTTTCTTTAATAATGACAACTCAGGTACCACTATTGGTGTGACTTTAACGGGTACAACTCCATGGTTACAGTTATTTCCAGATGAAAATGGTGTTTACCCAGATAATCCTTCAGGAGCATCAAACCCTTTACAAACTAGAGACAGAGTAACTAACAGAGAGATTGTAGATCGCTTTATTATTGGTGCTTCTGCAAATCTAGATATCTTCAAAAAAGAAAAATCAAGCCTTGAATTAATTTTACGTGGAGGTTTAGACACTTACGGACAGAAATCTAGAGCTATTTTCCCAAAGGATTTACAATTTCAAAAACCTGCTAATGGTGGACAAAATGGAGTTGCTGTGCAAGGAGATACTCAAAATAGAAACTACAATCTAGCAGCTTTCTTAGTACATAATTATAGAACGGATAATGATTTATCTTTTAGGACTCAAGCAGGTGTTACAAGAGAGTATTTTGACAGAAATTCTCAACTTATTACTGCAAGTGGACTTGTAGCTTCAGAAACTAATGTTGATCAAGCGGCTAACACTGGAACTAACCAGTTTAGATTACTTCAAGAAGATGCTGGGTTCTTTGTACAAGAAGAAATCAATTTTCAAGATAAGCTTATAGGAGCGATAGGATTAAGAGGAGATAAATCTTCAAATAATGGAGATGCAAACGAACTTAACTATTACCCAAAAGCATCACTCGCTGCAAACTTTAATGAGTTCGATTTCTGGAAAGAAGATAGCTTTGTAGACAAGTTCAAACTTCGTGTAGCTTATGGAGAAGCAGGTAACTTTGCTCCTTTTGGTGCGTTATTCACATCATACACTTCGTTTTCTACAGACGGTCTTTTAGGGATAAGCCTTGTAGGCGTACGTGGAGATGGCGACTTAAGCCCTGAACGCCAAAAAGAATTAGAATTTGGTACAGACCTTAGTATTCTTGATGGTAAAGTAGATTTTTCTGCAACATATTATATTAAAACTGTTGATGACTTAATTCTTAACTCTGCATTACCTCCATCTTCTGGATTTACGAGCGAATTTGTGAATGCAGGTGAATTGCAAAACAAAGGACTTGAACTATCATTAAATAGTAATATTATTGAGTCAGAGGATTTTGTGTGGAATGCTAGTGTAAACTGGTTTAAAAACACTTCTAAAATCACTCGTTTAGATGTTGACCCTTTCAATGTAGGAGCCTTTGGAGCGACACTTGGTACATTTAGAATTGAAGAAGGTTCTAGCGCTACTCAAATAGTAGGAATAGGCCCTAACCCTGGTGCAAATGGATTCCAGAAATTTGGAGATTCAGAGCCAGATTTTCAAATGGCATTCAATAACAGTCTTCAATACAAGGACTTCCAATTATCATTTTTATGGCAATGGAAAAAAGGTGGTGACAACATTAATTTAACTACATTATTATCTGATTTAAACGGTACTAGTGCAGATTATGATGATTCTGGACTTGATCCTTCTGGAGCTCTTGCAAATGGCCCATATAGAGTGAGCCAGCTTGGTTCATCTGCAGATGTATTTGTAGAGGATGCATCTTACTTAAGATTGCGTGAAGTGGGATTATATTACACAATACCTACAACAACTTTAGAAAACTTCTTAGGAGGAAATATAGATAACATTAAAGTAGGATTTTCTGGAACAAACCTAATCAACATATTTGATTACAACAGTTATGATCCAGAAGTTTCAAACTTTGGAGGTGGAGGTATCTTTACAGGTGTAGAGGTTACGCCTTTCCCATCATCAAAGCGTTTCTTATTTAATCTCGCTGTAAACTTTTAA